A window from Cydia pomonella isolate Wapato2018A chromosome 8, ilCydPomo1, whole genome shotgun sequence encodes these proteins:
- the LOC133520714 gene encoding uncharacterized protein LOC133520714 isoform X1 → MHFKLHFTLFILMFASSKTLQYDLPISGNRILPDSEPTMVLPNFEPEIPGHCQNHSLCEDVPNYPHEYIDHLLENNATVRNALFLMTGGFGDARGCKANKDPIKVEVCQSKMHWVQAKAGRDASGRWYFLVGAQPLCEELCIMPDSPCARPEKRNSPIAVAQGYRATCKQNLIDKPKAALDRNGAIIVLQLPIKGGCCCHVTQKSPVSYSYS, encoded by the exons ATGCATTTCAAGTTGCATTTCACCTTGTTTATCCTC atGTTTGCATCATCCAAAACTTTGCAGTATGATCTGCCTATCAGCGGGAATAGAATATTACCAGACTCAG AACCAACGATGGTCCTGCCGAATTTCGAACCGGAGATACCCGGGCATTGTCAGAACCACAGCCTTTGCGAGGATGTACCAAACTACCCCCACGAATACATCGACCACTTACTGGAAAACAATGCCACG GTGAGAAATGCATTGTTCTTGATGACGGGTGGATTTGGCGACGCCAGAGGCTGCAAGGCTAATAAAGATCCCATCAAAGTGGAAGTATGCCAATCCAAAATGCAC tggGTTCAAGCGAAGGCTGGTCGAGACGCGAGTGGCCGCTGGTATTTTCTAGTCGGCGCCCAACCGCTCTGCGAAGAGCTATGCAT AATGCCTGACAGCCCTTGCGCGCGACCCGAAAAAAGGAATAGCCCCATCGCCGTTGCCCAAGGCTACAGAGCTACTTGCAAACAGAATTTAATTGATAAGCCCAAGGCAGCACTCGACAGGAATGGTGCTATTATCGTTTTGCAGCTCCCTATTAAAGGAGGTTGCTGCTGTCATGTCACACAAAAGTCACCGGTGTCGTATTCGTATTCATAA
- the LOC133520713 gene encoding uncharacterized protein LOC133520713 isoform X1, whose product MLKLVCVSIITVCLQLTTGGVMKPDDSIKYPGPIKDRQGVPDECKDQNFCTIKPPDYPQEQFDKMFKGTKLGKLPNLVLNNSEVEFPNRQGGPGDEDDCRTTVTYEPLYNVRTKRGDWRTVVQAEQENYVQKVRLETCLKPQSKCFTRFGEIPGIETYCRQNYNDWEIVVSDGKGGTETVTTSLPVCCSCHYKSVDLASRFGKPKEQKTVTGE is encoded by the exons ATGTTAAAACTCGTTTGTGTTTCAAtc ATCACGGTGTGCCTTCAGCTTACGACCGGGGGCGTTATGAAGC CTGATGACTCTATCAAATACCCTGGGCCTATTAAGGATAGGCAGGGCGTCCCGGACGAATGCAAGGACCAGAATTTCTGCACGATAAAGCCACCGGACTACCCTCAAGAACAGTTCGACAAGATGTTCAAGGGAACA AAGCTTGGCAAGCTTCCGAACCTGGTGTTGAACAACAGCGAAGTAGAATTCCCTAACAGACAGGGCGGGCCTGGCGATGAGGACGACTGCAGAACCACCGTTACG TACGAACCGTTATACAACGTGCGCACTAAACGCGGGGACTGGCGAACCGTCGTTCAGGCAGAGCAAGAAAACTACGTGCAGAAAGTGCGTTTGGAGACGTGCCT AAAACCTCAAAGCAAATGCTTCACCCGTTTCGGCGAAATCCCTGGCATCGAGACCTACTGTCGTCAGAACTACAACGACTGGGAGATAGTCGTGTCAGACGGGAAAGGGGGCACCGAGACCGTCACAACTAGCCTGCCAGTCTGCTGCTCTTGCCACTACAAGTCCGTGGACCTCGCTTCCAGGTTCGGGAAACCGAAAGAACAGAAAACTGTGACAGGAGAGTGA
- the LOC133520709 gene encoding protein asteroid homolog 1-like has product MLIKSFASFVESNELTPFALYDTPVVVDGQNFLYRTYEQSGLATVCGIEGDRYARYLIDYLGMFQKAKVKCYFLFKGGHENMEKRLTYNNTNWPSQPAFMKEIYKEILDEMGFKYVVCEYESKRDVIELAQHLNCPVISRDIEFCFSGLKYIPSTTLKFDTRHNCIDCGYFLLADFLAKHRLTEEKLAIFIALRNERNIPGDIFMDFLTYLRAPLIPYHCNKHLIKYLSLYSRETVVNTIFTFISAEDKKIFIEEEAKAQQLIRRRESGGFGAACMVEPRAARVVRADPRWFAKGVASGHVHINYINLYRSQVYYGAGPIPGFDNPILVSLNIIYYAYDLLTDFKNEGFTLIYETHWSDEEKKTMLIARTHNILRPAYDAEACVFENGWDSIRALGLLEHFARSTLQLESLRRLELAPEPARLVLLALAYYSRHRPSSPTALPPAVLLTYVMLDLIDDNPNNNNLAKPFDRKLIFNFTMDSFDATPAEFRVAAAVMKEYYLKVPHCEFALLDQDLLHALAEFKSCLLQLSALNALCGTELPTLMFSRTFNGTLTYNLLYAATHAPNQQLFLDNLLSPAPTVHAFFKGLLEIYNDVL; this is encoded by the exons ATGTTGATAAAATCATTCGCCTCGTTTGTAGAATCAAACGAGTTGACGCCTTTCGCGCTGTATGATACCCCCGTCGTGGTAGATGGCCAAAACTTCTTGTATAGAACCTACGAGCAGTCAGGCTTGGCTACCGTGTGCGGGATCGAAGGCGACCGCTACGCACGCTACCTTATAGATTACCTCGGCATGTTCCAGAAAGCTAAAGTTAAATGCTATTTCTTGTTTAAAGGAGGCCATGAAAACATGGAAAAGAGATTGACATATAACAATACTAATTGGCCCTCTCAACCCGCATTCATGAAGGaaatttataaagaaatattagACGAAATGGGCTTCAAATATGTTGTCT gtgAGTATGAAAGCAAAAGGGACGTAATCGAACTGGCTCAACATTTGAACTGTCCGGTAATAAGTCGCGACATTGAATTCTGCTTCTCGGGACTTAAATATATACCAAGTACAACCCTTAAATTTGATACACGCCACAACTGCATTGACTGTGGTTATTTCTTACTGGCTGACTTTCTCGCGAAACATCGTTTGACAGAAGAAAAACTGGCAATTTTCATAGCACTGCGGAATGAACGAAATATCCCAGGAGATATTTTTATGGACTTTTTAACATACTTGAGAGCACCCCTCATTCCTTACCATTGCAATAAGCATTTGATAAAGTATCTCTCTTTATACAGTAGGGAAACAGTTGTGAACACTATTTTCACGTTCATATCTGCTGAAGACAAGAAGATTTTTATTGAAGAAGAAGCAAAAGCGCAGCAACTGATAAGGCGGCGTGAGAGTGGCGGGTTCGGAGCGGCGTGCATGGTGGAGCCCCGCGCAGCACGAGTTGTGCGCGCTGACCCACGCTGGTTCGCTAAAGGTGTCGCCTCCGGACACGTCCATATTAACTACATAAACCTCTATCGCTCTCAAGTTTACTATGGAGCTGGCCCCATTCCTGGATTTGATAACCCCATACTTGTATCTCTGAATATTATTTACTATGCTTACGACTTGCTGACGGACTTTAAAAACGAAggatttacattaatttatgaAACTCATTGGTCAGACGAGGAAAAAAAGACAATGCTGATAGCTAGAACGCATAACATATTGAGACCGGCTTATGACGCGGAGGCGTGCGTGTTTGAGAACGGGTGGGACTCGATACGAGCGCTGGGGCTTTTAGAGCACTTTGCGCGGTCAACGCTTCAACTGGAAAGCCTGCGGCGCCTCGAGCTAGCACCAGAGCCGGCGCGGCTGGTGCTGTTAGCTCTGGCATACTACTCGCGGCACAGGCCTTCGTCGCCCACCGCGCTGCCCCCCGCCGTGTTACTCACCTACGTCATGCTCGACTTGATCGACGACAATCCAAATAACAACAATCTTGCGAAGCCTTTCGACAGGAAGCTAATCTTTAACTTCACAATGGACAGCTTCGATGCCACTCCGGCTGAATTCAGGGTTGCAGCTGCTGTAATGAAGGAATATTACCTCAAAGTTCCGCATTGCGAATTCGCACTCCTGGACCAGGACCTACTCCATGCGTTGGCCGAGTTCAAATCGTGCCTGTTGCAGTTGTCCGCGCTGAACGCGCTGTGCGGCACGGAGCTGCCAACGCTGATGTTTTCGCGAACCTTCAACGGCACGCTGACCTATAATCTGCTTTACGCCGCAACTCATGCCCCAAACCAACAACTCTTCCTAGACAACCTGTTAAGCCCTGCTCCAACTGTCCACGCTTTCTTTAAAGGGCTCTTGGAAATTTATAACGACGTTTTGTAA
- the LOC133520714 gene encoding uncharacterized protein LOC133520714 isoform X2 — translation MHFKLHFTLFILMFASSKTLQYDLPISGNRILPDSEPTMVLPNFEPEIPGHCQNHSLCEDVPNYPHEYIDHLLENNATVRNALFLMTGGFGDARGCKANKDPIKVEVCQSKMHWVQAKAGRDASGRWYFLVGAQPLCEELCIEPESPCAHPDKNDSPLTVPKGYEATCKQHVIQTPRAALGKNGALIVIPFRVYAGCCCYVTQIIHFDKSL, via the exons ATGCATTTCAAGTTGCATTTCACCTTGTTTATCCTC atGTTTGCATCATCCAAAACTTTGCAGTATGATCTGCCTATCAGCGGGAATAGAATATTACCAGACTCAG AACCAACGATGGTCCTGCCGAATTTCGAACCGGAGATACCCGGGCATTGTCAGAACCACAGCCTTTGCGAGGATGTACCAAACTACCCCCACGAATACATCGACCACTTACTGGAAAACAATGCCACG GTGAGAAATGCATTGTTCTTGATGACGGGTGGATTTGGCGACGCCAGAGGCTGCAAGGCTAATAAAGATCCCATCAAAGTGGAAGTATGCCAATCCAAAATGCAC tggGTTCAAGCGAAGGCTGGTCGAGACGCGAGTGGCCGCTGGTATTTTCTAGTCGGCGCCCAACCGCTCTGCGAAGAGCTATGCAT AGAGCCTGAAAGCCCATGCGCGCACCCCGACAAAAATGACAGTCCCCTCACCGTTCCTAAAGGCTACGAAGCCACTTGCAAACAGCATGTTATTCAAACGCCCAGAGCAGCACTAGGCAAGAATGGGGCTTTGATCGTTATCCCATTCCGTGTTTATGCCGGATGTTGCTGTTATGTTACACAGATTATACATTTTGATAAAAGTCTCTAG
- the LOC133520713 gene encoding uncharacterized protein LOC133520713 isoform X2: MCSNITVCLQLTTGGVMKPDDSIKYPGPIKDRQGVPDECKDQNFCTIKPPDYPQEQFDKMFKGTKLGKLPNLVLNNSEVEFPNRQGGPGDEDDCRTTVTYEPLYNVRTKRGDWRTVVQAEQENYVQKVRLETCLKPQSKCFTRFGEIPGIETYCRQNYNDWEIVVSDGKGGTETVTTSLPVCCSCHYKSVDLASRFGKPKEQKTVTGE; the protein is encoded by the exons ATGTGCTCAAAC ATCACGGTGTGCCTTCAGCTTACGACCGGGGGCGTTATGAAGC CTGATGACTCTATCAAATACCCTGGGCCTATTAAGGATAGGCAGGGCGTCCCGGACGAATGCAAGGACCAGAATTTCTGCACGATAAAGCCACCGGACTACCCTCAAGAACAGTTCGACAAGATGTTCAAGGGAACA AAGCTTGGCAAGCTTCCGAACCTGGTGTTGAACAACAGCGAAGTAGAATTCCCTAACAGACAGGGCGGGCCTGGCGATGAGGACGACTGCAGAACCACCGTTACG TACGAACCGTTATACAACGTGCGCACTAAACGCGGGGACTGGCGAACCGTCGTTCAGGCAGAGCAAGAAAACTACGTGCAGAAAGTGCGTTTGGAGACGTGCCT AAAACCTCAAAGCAAATGCTTCACCCGTTTCGGCGAAATCCCTGGCATCGAGACCTACTGTCGTCAGAACTACAACGACTGGGAGATAGTCGTGTCAGACGGGAAAGGGGGCACCGAGACCGTCACAACTAGCCTGCCAGTCTGCTGCTCTTGCCACTACAAGTCCGTGGACCTCGCTTCCAGGTTCGGGAAACCGAAAGAACAGAAAACTGTGACAGGAGAGTGA